One Allostreptomyces psammosilenae DNA segment encodes these proteins:
- a CDS encoding putative leader peptide, with protein sequence MRSVDAPAVDAGSLLVERRHLDLCRLASAL encoded by the coding sequence ATGCGATCCGTCGACGCCCCCGCCGTGGACGCGGGCAGCCTGCTCGTGGAGCGCCGCCACCTGGACCTGTGCCGGCTGGCCAGCGCCCTGTAG